A DNA window from Oenanthe melanoleuca isolate GR-GAL-2019-014 chromosome 11, OMel1.0, whole genome shotgun sequence contains the following coding sequences:
- the LOC130257732 gene encoding borealin-2-like — MAPGKAPCRRRSSDSGVEPDRGPLLRDRDRLTALSQKKKDQRIALFLSDFDQQAKEHIQEMKKELDSLLQTAEKAFEVELLTMPAAVRKMKRKEVLDLQGQEEVTLAAVVNDCSLEDIPNPKLVRTNSKKVKVTTIVEYEDSKHSSAKKITKKISKTRSLVSLASGLTGKLNSLSSVTNLKATPKGAKSAGLQQTVSRTLPASGRVQSMLKRSKSVPQHKSVPFVNIPLADGQTLCTAGGDLHNIDVQLLNQDTVQHIHNLVSELTVLCGKVTPKPS, encoded by the exons ATGGCCCCGGGGAAGGCCCCGTGCCGGCGGCGCAGCAGCGACTCGGGCGTGGAGCCGGACCGCGGGCCGCTGCTCCGGGACAGGGACCGGCTCACCGCGCTCTCCCAGAAGAAGAAGGACCAGCGCATCGCGCTCTTCCTCAGCGACTTCGACCAGCAGG ccaAGGAGCACATCCAGGAGATGAAGAAAGAACTGGATTCGCTTTTGCAGACAGCGGAGAAGGCGTTTGAGGTGGAGCTGCTGACGATGCCGGCTGCCGTCAGGAAGATGAAGAGGAAAGAGGTGCTCG ATTTGCAAGGACAGGAGGAAGTGACTCTTGCTGCTGTAGTA aatgaCTGCTCTCTAGAAGACATACCAAATCCCAAACTGGTGAGGACCAACAGCAAAAAAG TTAAGGTAACTACAATTGTTGAATATGAAGATTCCAAGCACAgttctgcaaagaaaataactaaaaaa ATTTCCAAAACCAGGTCACTGGTTTCATTGGCCTCTGGTTTAACTGGCAAACTGAACTCTCTTTCTAG TGTCACAAATCTCAAAGCCACTCCAAAGGGAGCTAAAAG TGCTGGATTACAACAGACTGTCTCAAGAACTTTACCTGCCAGTGGAAGAGTTCAAAGCATGTTAAAAAGAAGTAAATCAGTACCCCAACATAAAAGTGTTCCATTTGTCAACATTCCCCTGGCTGATGGACAG ACACTCTGTACAGCTGGTGGAGACCTCCATAATATTGATGTGCAGCTCTTAAATCAGGATACAGTACAGCACATTCATAACCTGGTG AGTGAGCTGACTGTACTGTGTGGAAAGGTAACACCTAAACCAAGTTAA